One Lytechinus pictus isolate F3 Inbred chromosome 12, Lp3.0, whole genome shotgun sequence genomic region harbors:
- the LOC129272301 gene encoding vacuolar protein sorting-associated protein 51 homolog yields the protein MPSFHGIHRDCNEIVNELRLKLREQFGNKESDAKQLAECVDLLLQLKEPPDELFDEFLSHARHKLDESLREMSSHVKTGRQRTASSPEEDEDGVSNQEGERPSDKIMRSLPMDILEFVDSSCNGFLENICLVIASYKELFVNRQAGDSQEEEELEQVAHAKLGQFVDSRIQQYFTCIQDRIHAEKSSVENSLLVRALDRFFRRLQAVHRLLPDLKILQRGADIVAAAAKERAQYYGDGLKKHFAECITDIRQTLCAPRVVGKQSAPNLAELVNVTSSSVIDQVKLVLTSLKSFLGQDITFAQSLFFATKYPTKTVREGLLVDFLRHIFQTCTNLCEGGGEKGSAPHTLILILSRLLVDFETTHIIQLLGTCNAQFLIEDSRGLTQTSTLCSEAKDSAQLLLNHYVQSQGLQISQMLRKSVDTRDWLNTIEPRNVRAVMKRVVEDITAIDSNVGSLYEEGTRKAHSSDSSKRTYQSFSVSRQPRAQRSYTPSTTFDTSLMSNIQKLFSERIEIFSSVEFSKVSVVTGIIKISLKTFLECVRLRTFGRYGLQQIQVDTHYLNLYLWRFVSDEKLVHFLLDEIVGSTVHRCLDATLMETSIVEVICERG from the exons ATGCCTTCATTCCACGGTATCCATAGAGACTGCAATGAAATCGTCAATGAACTAAGGCTCAAGTTAAGAGAACAGTTCGGGAACAAAGAG TCTGATGCTAAACAGCTAGCTGAATGTGTAGATTTGTTGCTGCAACTCAAAGAACCACCCGATGAGCTCTTTGATGAGTTTCTTTCTCA TGCCCGACACAAGTTGGATGAGAGTCTGAGGGAGATGTCAAGTCATGTGAAGACTGGTAGACAGCGGACCGCATCCAGCCCTGAGGAAGATGAGGATGGTGTTAGCAATCAGGAGGGGGAGAGACCCTCTGATAAGATCATGAGGTCACTTCCAATG GATATATTGGAGTTTGTTGACAGCAGCTGCAATGGTTTTCTTGAGAACATCTGTTTAGTAATAGCCTCATACAAGGAGCTCTTTGTGAACAGGCAAGCAGGAGA TTCGCAGGAAGAGGAGGAGTTGGAGCAGGTCGCCCATGCCAAGCTTGGTCAGTTTGTGGATTCCAGGATTCAACAGTACTTTACATGTATTCAGGATAGAATACACGCTGAG AAATCTTCTGTGGAGAATTCGCTGCTGGTGAGAGCGTTAGATCGGTTCTTCAGACGGCTGCAAGCGGTCCATCGACTCTTACCGGACCTCAAGATTCTCCAGCGAGGAGCTGATATAGTAGCAGCCGCAGCCAAGGAGAGGGCCCAGTACTACGGGGATGGTCTTAAGAAGCACTTTGCAG AGTGTATAACCGACATCCGTCAGACGCTGTGTGCCCCGAGAGTGGTGGGCAAGCAGTCCGCACCCAACCTAGCTGAATTAGTCAATGTAACATCGTCATCCGTCATCGATCAGGTCAAACTTGTGCTTACTAGTCTCAAG TCATTCCTCGGCCAAGATATCACGTTTGCTCAGTCTTTGTTCTTTGCTACCAAATATCCCACCAAGACAGTGAGAGAAGGGCTCCTAGTCGACTTCCTCAGGCACATCTTCCAGACCTGTACA AATCTTTgtgaaggaggaggagagaaAGGATCAGCACCTCATACACTCATCTTGATCCTATCCAGACTTCTAGTAGACTTTGAAACAACTCATATCATACAACTg CTTGGTACTTGCAATGCTCAGTTCTTGATCGAAGATAGTCGAGGCCTGACCCAGACATCGACCCTCTGCTCGGAAGCCAAAGATTCTGCCCAGTTGCTTCTCAATCACTACGTGCAGTCACAGGGTCTGCAGATATCCCAA ATGTTGAGGAAGAGTGTGGACACAAGAGACTGGCTGAACACCATCGAACCCCGCAACGTGAGGGCGGTGATGAAGCGTGTAGTCGAGGACATCACAGCCATCGATAGCAATGTGGGGTCGCTGTATGAGGAGGGAACCCGTAAAGCGCACAGCAGCGACTCCAGCAAGAGGACGTACCAGAGCTTCAGTGTGTCTAGGCAGCCACGGGCGCAGAGGAGTTACACTCCAAG CACCACATTCGATACCAGTCTGATGAGCAACATCCAGAAGCTCTTCTCTGAGAGGATAGAAATCTTCAGCAGTGTGGAATTCTCTAAGGTCTCCGTCGTCACGGGCATCATCAAGATTAGCTTGAAG ACATTCCTTGAGTGTGTCAGACTGAGGACATTTGGAAGATATGGCCTCCAACAGATTCAGGTGGACACACACTATCTCAACCTCTATTTATGGAGATTTGTATCAGATGAGAA aTTGGTACACTTTTTGTTGGATGAGATCGTAGGCAGTACTGTTCACAGATGTCTAGATGCAACTCTTATGGAGACGAGT ATTGTGGAAGTGATATGTGAACGAGGATGA